The Leptospira mtsangambouensis genomic sequence GTGTCCGATTTATCTTTTGGCACCATAAATAATAAAAATTGAGATACTCCTGCTTTTAAATCGGATTCAATTTGTGTTAAGATGGTTTGGTTCGTATCACGATAAACACCTGGTAATCCTTTGATCGGTTCCTTTTCGGATAGACCTTCCGCAAGGAAAAGAGGTTGGATCATTTTGTTTACATTTAATGAACCTGTTTCACCTAAGTTTCTTAAGTATTGGCTGGAACGTAAACGAAGTGTTTGTTTTTTCATGGCTTTATATACCTTTCTACCCAAGAATCAAATGATAAAGATACAAAAACTCTAGTCGATGCTGCGGTTTCACCTATTGTCTGTTTGATTTTTTTAAACGTTGATCCTGGACCTACAAAATGAATGACATTTAATAATTCGGGAAATCTTTTTGTTATAATATCAAATTCCGAACCACTCCGCCAGTAAGCTGCTTTGATTTTGGAAATATCAAAAGGAACAGGAATTTCTGGTGCTGAAACAAAGTAGGTAGGGACAACCGGATAAATGCTATTATGTTTGTCCGAGTCAACATGAGTCAGTTTTACAAATTTTGGACTTCTACCCAAAAGAAAATCAATGTTTGGTGGTTCACTTTCACCTAATCCATCACAGGTCCCATTTACCCAAAATCCCCTAAGAGCTAAGTCTTTCCAGGTTGAAAGACCAGCAGACCAAAGGATTTGATTTGTTGGGTTGACTGACAAGTCGAGTGGGAATGCATAACCTCGAGATACAAACACATCTACATCTTTCGGAATGGAATATGTTAAGCGTTCCCTTTGTCTTGCAGCCATCTTTGCATTCGGAGGCCAAACTTCATGTCGGTGATAACTTAGATCAGGGCTACCTGACAATTCTTTTGTGAGTAATGTTTTACCATCTTCAGTTTCTCCTCTAACAAAAGTAATTTTTCCGTAATCTCTCGTTAAAACAGAAACTCCAATTTTTTGATGGCATCCACCACCATACTGTGATAAAATTTTTCTTTCTTCGTTTGCAGTTAATTCGGCGTCGGCATTTGAAATTTCTCTTAGGATCGCTTCCAAATGTTTATCTTCTTTTCTAATTTCTGCACAAAGCGCACCTTGAGCAGGCGCACTAGGGAAAATAGAAGATGGCATCACCATAAATAGTGAGAGGTTGATTGTTTCTCTAACTAGTTGTTTTACATCGCTAAGTTCAGGAATTTGGTTATCTTCATCATTGAAACTAAGGATTCTATCTAAAGCAGCTTTCGCAACGAGGATCCCTCCATTTTCATGTTCCATGTATTTTCGAAGTCTTGTTTGGATATTTCCTCTGACAGATTCGATTTTGACTTGGAAAGTATTAATCGGAGTTGGGAAGTAAGATTTTACAAAATCACGGATGTGATGTTCTCTCCGCGGCGAAGAAGTAAGGATTGTGATTTCTGTTGGTGCTGAGATCCATTTGTTTCTTTTGAATAACAAAACATCCCGAACGTCTTCTCTTGGTAAGATGGGCACTAAAAGAGTGTCTTTACGTTCTCTTAAATCCATATCCTTCCAAGAGTGAATGACGATATCAATTTTATGATTTAGTAAATCTTCTTGGAGGTCTTTTGTGAAAATTCCCTGTCCGGCAAATTGCCAAAGAGGAGTTTTGAGATCTTTATCGCCTGCAGATTCTCTAAAAACAGTTTGGAATTCTTTTGTTTTGTTTTTTTGTCGGAGTGCTTTGGTTACGGAAAAAATTTGAATTCGAGAAAGAAGGGAGGACCTTCCTCCTATTTTGATGATATCAGACAAGTAAATCTTCCCATCCATTCATAATATGTATTTGTTCTTCCTCCCGTTCCCTTGTGAGTTCCGTTAGAAAAAACTGTAAATCCATTTTAACTGATTGGATTTGTTCGTCCGTTTCTTGGAGATCACTTAAAATTTGTGATAGAGGAATGTAGTTTTTATAATTATGGTTTTTGATTGCTGTCTCTCTAAAATCTAAAATGAAAGAGGAACTTTCTATCATGAAATCCCAGTTAAACGGTAAAAAACTTGAAGCGATGACAATAGCTTCTTCTCCCGGCTGGTAATCTTCCCAGTGATGAGTAGTGATTGGAAATTCTTTTTGTAACTCGTTTAATTTTGTTTGGTCTCGACCAATGAGTCTCACTTCTTTGTCTTTTGAAATGAGATAAGGAAGAATGGATGTCGCAAGTTTTCCAGTCCCAAGTAAGGTAACGGATTTGTGTTTTTGTATATATGACTCAGCTACACTTCCATAAGTTTGTCTTCCAAGTCCCGTAAGGTATTTGGAACGAATTTGTTTTGTGTGTTCTAAAATTTGGTCTCGTAACCGTAAGAGAGAAAGTGCAAATGTAGACTCAGTTACTTTTTCTTCCCGAAAACG encodes the following:
- the hemC gene encoding hydroxymethylbilane synthase produces the protein MDGKIYLSDIIKIGGRSSLLSRIQIFSVTKALRQKNKTKEFQTVFRESAGDKDLKTPLWQFAGQGIFTKDLQEDLLNHKIDIVIHSWKDMDLRERKDTLLVPILPREDVRDVLLFKRNKWISAPTEITILTSSPRREHHIRDFVKSYFPTPINTFQVKIESVRGNIQTRLRKYMEHENGGILVAKAALDRILSFNDEDNQIPELSDVKQLVRETINLSLFMVMPSSIFPSAPAQGALCAEIRKEDKHLEAILREISNADAELTANEERKILSQYGGGCHQKIGVSVLTRDYGKITFVRGETEDGKTLLTKELSGSPDLSYHRHEVWPPNAKMAARQRERLTYSIPKDVDVFVSRGYAFPLDLSVNPTNQILWSAGLSTWKDLALRGFWVNGTCDGLGESEPPNIDFLLGRSPKFVKLTHVDSDKHNSIYPVVPTYFVSAPEIPVPFDISKIKAAYWRSGSEFDIITKRFPELLNVIHFVGPGSTFKKIKQTIGETAASTRVFVSLSFDSWVERYIKP
- a CDS encoding glutamyl-tRNA reductase; this encodes MWSNLILLHSNDPVGNPLDDDGLEVWQTCQRNIAFGDRRLFPIAESERFYKGYEVFHGFEAYRFLLEVVSGLRSKLFGESEIQAQFRDRFREEKVTESTFALSLLRLRDQILEHTKQIRSKYLTGLGRQTYGSVAESYIQKHKSVTLLGTGKLATSILPYLISKDKEVRLIGRDQTKLNELQKEFPITTHHWEDYQPGEEAIVIASSFLPFNWDFMIESSSFILDFRETAIKNHNYKNYIPLSQILSDLQETDEQIQSVKMDLQFFLTELTREREEEQIHIMNGWEDLLV